One segment of Tamlana crocina DNA contains the following:
- the hisD gene encoding histidinol dehydrogenase encodes MQIINNPNKNTWADILKRPTQTVGDIEGIVNEVFAEVRENGDKAIKAYTEKFDGIALNNNVVSEAEIQEAITQVPENLKKAINQAKQNIEAFHRAQKTEKVEVETTNGVLCWQEKRPIQKVGLYIPGGTAPLFSTVLMLTVPAQIAGCKEIVLCSPPNKKGDLAPEILFAAHLCGVTKIIKVGGIQAISGLTFGTESIPQVYKIFGPGNQFVTVAKQLATKFGVAIDMPAGPSELLVVADDSANAAYIASDLLSQAEHGTDSQVILVSTSNALIENVSKEVETQLNVLPRKAIAEKAIANSKLIYVRNDETALEMIDEYGPEHFIVCSQNEDLYVNGISNAGSVFIGNYTPESAGDYASGTNHTLPTNGFSKAYSGVNLDSFQKSMTFQKISKEGIFNIGETIELMAEAEGLQAHRNAVSIRLKDLK; translated from the coding sequence ATGCAAATAATTAATAATCCAAATAAAAATACTTGGGCCGATATTTTAAAACGGCCTACGCAAACCGTTGGCGATATTGAAGGTATCGTTAATGAGGTGTTTGCGGAAGTGCGTGAGAATGGCGATAAAGCTATAAAAGCATATACCGAAAAATTTGATGGCATCGCTTTAAACAATAATGTAGTTTCGGAAGCTGAAATACAGGAAGCTATTACCCAAGTACCTGAAAACCTTAAAAAAGCCATAAATCAGGCCAAACAAAACATTGAGGCTTTTCACCGTGCCCAAAAAACCGAAAAGGTTGAAGTTGAAACCACCAACGGGGTTCTGTGCTGGCAAGAGAAACGTCCCATTCAAAAAGTGGGCTTGTACATTCCTGGCGGGACCGCCCCTTTATTTTCAACCGTTTTAATGTTGACCGTACCAGCTCAAATAGCCGGCTGTAAAGAGATTGTTCTGTGCTCACCACCCAATAAAAAAGGGGATTTGGCGCCAGAAATTTTGTTTGCCGCACATCTTTGTGGGGTTACAAAAATCATAAAAGTAGGGGGAATTCAAGCTATTTCCGGACTCACTTTCGGCACAGAATCCATCCCACAAGTTTATAAAATATTTGGTCCGGGTAACCAGTTTGTTACCGTTGCCAAACAATTGGCTACTAAATTTGGTGTGGCTATCGACATGCCTGCCGGGCCTAGCGAGCTATTGGTTGTGGCCGACGATTCTGCAAACGCCGCTTATATCGCTTCTGATCTGTTGAGTCAAGCCGAACACGGTACAGATAGTCAAGTGATTTTGGTATCGACATCGAACGCGTTGATTGAAAACGTTTCCAAAGAAGTTGAAACACAACTGAATGTGTTGCCACGTAAAGCCATTGCTGAAAAGGCAATAGCTAATTCAAAACTGATTTATGTCAGAAATGATGAAACGGCCCTTGAAATGATTGACGAATATGGCCCAGAGCATTTTATCGTTTGTAGCCAAAATGAAGATTTGTATGTAAATGGCATCAGTAATGCCGGCTCTGTATTTATAGGCAATTACACACCCGAAAGTGCTGGCGATTACGCATCGGGCACCAACCATACTTTACCCACCAACGGATTTAGCAAAGCGTATTCGGGGGTGAATCTAGATAGTTTTCAAAAGAGTATGACCTTCCAAAAAATATCAAAGGAAGGTATTTTTAATATCGGAGAAACCATTGAACTCATGGCAGAGGCCGAAGGTTTACAGGCGCATAGAAATGCCGTGAGTATTCGATTAAAAGATTTAAAGTAA
- the hisG gene encoding ATP phosphoribosyltransferase, giving the protein MNKLRVAVQKSGRLNEDSMQILKDIGIYIDNGIDQLKASAKGFPVEVFYLRNGDIPQYLKDGVVDAAIIGENVLVEKGEGINVVEKLGFSSCRVCIAVPKGDNYNGIKDLEGKRIATSYPNTVQSFLDKNNVNANLHIINGSVEIAPNIGLADAIVDIVSSGSTLFKNNLKEVETILKSEAVLAVSPVLSAEKQAILDKIQFRIQSVLKGRSSKYVLLNAPNDKVQDIIDILPGMKSPTVLPLAEEGWSSIHSVINKNEFWEVIDDLKAKGAQGILVCPIEKMVL; this is encoded by the coding sequence ATGAACAAATTAAGAGTTGCAGTACAAAAATCGGGTAGGTTAAACGAAGACTCGATGCAAATTTTAAAAGACATCGGTATTTATATCGATAACGGAATTGATCAATTAAAAGCTTCGGCAAAAGGGTTTCCAGTCGAAGTGTTTTACTTACGAAATGGCGATATTCCGCAGTATTTAAAGGATGGTGTGGTTGATGCCGCGATTATAGGCGAAAACGTTTTGGTAGAAAAAGGAGAAGGTATTAATGTGGTTGAAAAGCTTGGCTTTTCTAGTTGCCGCGTTTGTATAGCCGTACCAAAGGGCGATAACTATAATGGCATCAAAGATTTGGAAGGTAAGCGTATCGCAACATCGTACCCAAATACCGTACAATCGTTTTTAGATAAAAACAATGTCAATGCCAATTTGCACATTATTAATGGTTCGGTTGAAATTGCACCAAATATTGGTTTGGCAGATGCTATTGTCGATATTGTATCGAGCGGCAGTACCTTGTTTAAAAACAACTTGAAAGAGGTAGAGACCATTTTGAAATCGGAAGCTGTTTTGGCGGTTTCACCTGTGTTGAGCGCTGAAAAACAAGCTATTTTAGATAAAATTCAGTTTAGGATCCAGTCGGTTTTAAAAGGAAGAAGTTCCAAGTATGTTTTGCTTAATGCTCCGAATGATAAGGTTCAGGATATTATTGATATTTTACCGGGAATGAAAAGCCCAACCGTATTGCCTTTGGCCGAAGAGGGGTGGAGCTCAATCCATTCGGTAATCAATAAAAACGAATTCTGGGAAGTTATTGACGATTTAAAAGCTAAAGGCGCTCAAGGGATTTTGGTTTGCCCAATTGAAAAAATGGTGCTGTAA
- a CDS encoding prohibitin family protein, whose product MEKLPKIALPFVVGAIVLIIILTKSAVTIGSGEAGVLYKTFGGGVVTDEPPLGEGFHIVAPWNKVYVYEVRQQERMEKMNVLSSNGLDIKLEASVWFQPSYNDLGKLHQEKSEQYIDRVLLPAIRSAARSVVGRYTPEQLYSSKRDAIQQEIFEETQKIVDDQYIQLNEVLVRDVTLPPTIKDAIERKLKQEQESLEYEFRLVTAEKEAEKVRIEAQGKADANRILSASLTDKILQDKGIDATIKLSESSNSKVIVIGSGDSGMPIILGNQ is encoded by the coding sequence ATGGAAAAATTACCTAAAATAGCACTGCCTTTTGTAGTCGGTGCCATTGTTTTAATAATCATTTTAACCAAATCAGCCGTAACCATAGGTTCGGGTGAAGCTGGCGTACTGTATAAAACTTTTGGAGGAGGTGTAGTTACCGACGAGCCGCCATTGGGAGAAGGGTTTCATATTGTAGCGCCCTGGAACAAAGTTTATGTTTATGAAGTACGTCAACAAGAGCGTATGGAAAAGATGAATGTCTTGTCATCCAATGGGCTGGATATCAAACTGGAGGCTTCCGTTTGGTTTCAGCCTTCATATAACGATTTGGGCAAACTGCACCAAGAAAAAAGTGAACAATATATAGATCGTGTATTGTTGCCGGCCATTCGTTCGGCGGCACGTAGTGTGGTGGGGCGCTATACGCCAGAGCAATTGTATTCTAGTAAGCGTGATGCCATTCAACAAGAAATTTTTGAGGAAACCCAAAAAATTGTGGACGACCAATACATTCAATTGAACGAAGTTTTGGTTCGTGACGTAACGCTGCCACCAACCATTAAAGATGCCATTGAACGTAAATTAAAGCAGGAGCAAGAATCGTTAGAGTACGAATTTAGATTGGTAACTGCTGAAAAAGAAGCCGAAAAAGTGCGTATCGAGGCCCAAGGTAAAGCAGATGCCAACCGTATTTTAAGTGCATCGCTAACCGATAAAATTTTACAAGACAAAGGTATTGATGCCACCATAAAATTGTCGGAATCCTCGAATAGCAAAGTGATTGTTATCGGTTCGGGCGATAGTGGCATGCCTATCATTTTAGGAAATCAATAA
- a CDS encoding SDR family oxidoreductase, with product MDNENKTALVTGSASGVGAASCIEFAKRGWNVVVNYSKSKDSALEVVKTCKSLGVEVLLCKANVANEADCKRMVEETVQAFGRIDALVNNAGATRFCDYNDLEGLSKKDFQDLYEVNVVGAYQMVKFTSAHLKKSQGAIVNISSISAISGVGSSIAYAASKGALSTMTLSLAHALSPEVRVNGVCPGFIQTRWTKGFLGERYDAVKENIEKASLINKTSLPEDIAKGVIYLAVDAQTTSGQLLTIDGGQLVNQGKL from the coding sequence ATGGACAACGAAAATAAAACAGCTTTGGTTACAGGGTCGGCATCTGGTGTTGGTGCTGCATCGTGTATTGAATTTGCTAAAAGAGGGTGGAATGTAGTTGTTAATTATTCTAAGAGCAAAGACAGTGCTTTAGAGGTTGTTAAAACATGTAAATCACTAGGAGTGGAGGTATTGCTATGCAAGGCGAATGTGGCAAATGAAGCTGACTGTAAACGAATGGTTGAAGAAACCGTTCAAGCTTTTGGGAGAATTGATGCTTTGGTAAATAACGCTGGAGCCACAAGGTTTTGCGATTATAACGATCTGGAAGGATTAAGTAAAAAGGATTTTCAGGATCTTTATGAGGTTAATGTTGTTGGAGCGTATCAAATGGTAAAATTTACTTCTGCTCACTTAAAAAAGAGCCAGGGCGCTATTGTTAATATATCATCCATTAGCGCCATATCTGGTGTGGGGAGTTCAATAGCTTATGCAGCTTCTAAAGGAGCGCTTTCAACAATGACCTTATCATTGGCGCATGCGCTATCACCAGAAGTCAGGGTTAATGGTGTTTGTCCCGGGTTTATTCAAACAAGATGGACTAAGGGCTTTTTGGGAGAACGATATGATGCCGTAAAGGAAAATATTGAAAAAGCTTCTTTAATAAACAAAACCTCATTGCCCGAAGATATTGCAAAGGGGGTTATTTATTTGGCGGTCGATGCCCAAACCACATCCGGGCAACTTTTAACCATTGATGGTGGGCAATTAGTAAACCAGGGGAAGCTCTAA
- a CDS encoding VWA domain-containing protein — protein MTRLGMLFFFLRFVTVLAVILLLINPSFDKVSMFIEKPNLVVAVDNSSSINHLNQREKAERFINSIAENQSLNDKFNIEFYTFGESLKASDSLSFAEEETNIYDAFKQLAQIYKQTTTPTLLISDGNQTFGNDYQFISSQYKQPVFPIILGDTVQHTDLKIQQLNVNKYAYHKNKFPVEAILVYSGNDNVRSKFEISRGNTIVHSEVVGFSKYENSKIVNLNLPASSIGLVNYKATLVPLGDEKNKVNNSRNFTVEVLNQKIKIAIVSDIIHPDLGALKKAIETNEQRSVSIFNSELKNIEINDFQSFIIYQPNNKFKYLFEQLDAESKNQFIVVGPKTDLNFLNSANKNFTFEIINQTEDYQAESNRNYTPFLVQDIGFEDFPPLYSNYSQINFFVPFETILNKTINGISTGSPLLATFEKDNRRQAVLLGENIWQWRAQSFLSQQSFNQFDGFLGKLVQYLSTDKPKSRLNIDYESVFMGGGNVVVKAEFFDKNYIFDARKSLEITVTNNSTNESKTVPFVLKNNNYQVDLSGLPPSGYSFTVRVQGENLSKSGSFQISEYNVEQQFLNADVNKLKQLAENSSGASYFIENSNQVFGDLLNDKRFAPLQKSVKKTIPLVDWKYLLAILALSLGLEWFLRKYNGLI, from the coding sequence ATGACCAGATTAGGCATGCTTTTCTTTTTTTTAAGGTTTGTAACGGTATTAGCGGTAATACTGTTATTAATCAACCCGAGTTTTGATAAGGTTTCAATGTTTATTGAAAAGCCTAATTTAGTGGTTGCTGTTGATAATTCCAGTTCCATTAACCATCTTAACCAAAGAGAAAAAGCCGAACGTTTTATTAATAGTATTGCTGAAAACCAGTCGTTAAACGATAAATTCAATATTGAGTTTTACACTTTTGGCGAATCGTTAAAAGCTAGTGATTCACTATCTTTTGCTGAAGAAGAAACCAATATTTATGACGCTTTTAAGCAATTGGCGCAAATTTATAAGCAAACCACAACGCCAACCTTATTGATTTCAGATGGTAATCAGACTTTCGGGAATGATTATCAATTCATAAGCAGTCAGTATAAGCAGCCCGTGTTCCCCATTATTCTAGGCGATACCGTTCAGCACACCGATTTGAAGATTCAACAACTCAACGTCAATAAATACGCATATCATAAAAACAAGTTCCCGGTTGAAGCCATTTTGGTTTACAGCGGAAATGACAACGTGCGTTCTAAGTTTGAAATTAGCAGAGGAAACACTATTGTGCATTCGGAGGTGGTTGGCTTTTCAAAATATGAAAATTCTAAAATCGTTAACTTAAATTTACCAGCCAGTAGTATTGGCCTAGTGAATTACAAAGCGACTTTAGTGCCTTTGGGTGATGAAAAAAACAAAGTAAATAATTCGAGAAATTTCACTGTTGAAGTCTTAAATCAAAAGATAAAAATAGCCATTGTAAGCGACATCATCCATCCTGATTTAGGAGCGTTAAAAAAAGCTATTGAAACCAATGAACAACGTTCTGTTTCAATTTTTAATTCAGAATTAAAAAATATTGAAATAAATGATTTTCAGTCATTTATTATATATCAACCAAACAATAAGTTCAAGTATTTGTTTGAGCAATTAGATGCTGAAAGCAAAAATCAATTTATCGTTGTTGGCCCAAAAACCGACTTGAATTTTTTAAACAGTGCCAATAAAAATTTCACTTTTGAAATCATCAACCAAACGGAAGATTATCAAGCTGAATCGAACAGAAATTACACACCTTTTTTAGTACAAGACATCGGTTTTGAAGATTTTCCGCCACTGTATTCAAATTACAGTCAAATCAATTTTTTTGTGCCTTTCGAAACTATTTTGAATAAAACTATTAATGGTATTTCAACGGGAAGTCCGCTATTGGCCACTTTCGAAAAAGATAATAGAAGGCAAGCGGTCTTACTTGGTGAAAACATTTGGCAGTGGCGGGCACAAAGTTTTTTGAGCCAACAATCATTTAACCAATTTGACGGTTTTTTGGGTAAGCTCGTTCAGTATTTGTCCACGGACAAACCTAAAAGTAGATTGAATATAGATTACGAATCGGTTTTTATGGGCGGCGGCAATGTAGTTGTCAAAGCTGAGTTTTTCGATAAAAACTATATTTTTGATGCTAGGAAATCGCTCGAAATTACCGTTACAAACAACTCCACAAATGAAAGCAAAACAGTACCGTTCGTTTTAAAAAACAACAATTACCAAGTAGATTTGAGCGGGTTGCCTCCTTCCGGATATAGTTTTACCGTACGTGTTCAAGGAGAAAACCTATCGAAATCTGGAAGTTTTCAAATTTCAGAATATAATGTGGAGCAGCAATTTTTAAACGCTGATGTCAATAAACTGAAACAATTGGCCGAAAACAGCTCAGGGGCAAGTTATTTTATTGAGAATTCAAATCAAGTTTTTGGCGATTTGTTGAACGATAAACGTTTTGCTCCATTACAAAAAAGCGTAAAAAAAACCATACCTTTGGTAGATTGGAAATATCTTTTGGCCATTTTGGCGTTAAGCCTAGGTTTGGAGTGGTTTTTAAGAAAATATAACGGATTAATATAA
- the fabG gene encoding 3-oxoacyl-[acyl-carrier-protein] reductase, with product MKLLEGKTAIITGASRGIGKGIAQIFAKQGANVAFTYSSSVEAAKALEDELNGLGVKAKGYQSNAASFEEAQKLADDVVKEFGSIDVLVNNAGITKDNLLMRISEEDFDTVIEVNLKSVFNMTKAVQRTMLKQRKGSIINMSSVVGVKGNAGQTNYAASKAGIIGFSKSVALELGSRNIRSNVVAPGFIETEMTAKLDEKVVDEWRAGIPLKRGGSPEDVANVCVFLASDMSAYVTGQTLNVDGGMLT from the coding sequence ATGAAATTATTAGAAGGAAAAACCGCTATAATAACCGGTGCGAGTCGAGGCATAGGAAAAGGTATTGCCCAAATATTTGCAAAACAAGGAGCCAATGTGGCATTCACTTATAGCTCTTCGGTTGAAGCAGCTAAAGCTTTAGAAGACGAATTGAATGGCTTAGGTGTTAAGGCCAAAGGTTACCAAAGTAACGCGGCTAGTTTTGAGGAGGCCCAAAAATTGGCAGATGATGTTGTTAAGGAATTTGGTAGTATCGATGTATTGGTCAACAATGCTGGTATTACAAAAGACAACCTATTGATGCGAATTTCCGAAGAAGATTTCGATACGGTTATTGAAGTGAACCTAAAATCGGTTTTCAACATGACCAAAGCTGTACAACGCACCATGCTGAAACAACGAAAAGGCTCAATTATCAATATGAGTTCGGTGGTTGGTGTAAAAGGAAATGCGGGCCAGACCAATTATGCGGCATCAAAAGCGGGTATTATCGGATTCTCAAAATCGGTAGCATTAGAATTGGGTTCAAGAAATATTAGAAGTAACGTTGTGGCACCAGGTTTTATTGAAACTGAAATGACAGCTAAACTTGATGAAAAAGTGGTTGACGAATGGCGTGCTGGAATTCCTTTAAAACGTGGTGGTTCTCCAGAAGATGTAGCTAATGTCTGTGTATTTTTGGCCAGCGATATGAGTGCCTACGTTACAGGGCAAACGTTAAATGTTGATGGCGGAATGCTAACTTAA
- a CDS encoding DUF4082 domain-containing protein codes for MKPQNLTFTLIILLICLMSCSKSDDEAVIETTPEYPMKSLIESGDLELKYTKKNSPNTFEMGYKFKTFKNGNITALGIRVPENDAYRVTLWNANTEEILVTTNVVSSSGLLSFEDIPPVYIESGTAYFVSVNTNDYYSFGSSGNNVGNLFPAEANNVLVLGYASYLGTQQALPANFVEGAYLGMVDIKFMPNN; via the coding sequence ATGAAACCTCAAAATTTAACTTTCACATTAATTATTTTATTGATTTGTTTAATGAGTTGTTCAAAGAGCGATGATGAAGCCGTTATTGAGACAACACCTGAATACCCTATGAAATCCCTTATTGAAAGTGGCGATTTAGAATTAAAATATACCAAAAAGAATAGCCCGAACACTTTCGAAATGGGCTATAAATTTAAAACCTTTAAAAATGGAAATATTACTGCTTTGGGCATACGTGTTCCTGAAAACGATGCTTACAGGGTTACGCTTTGGAATGCCAATACTGAAGAAATTTTAGTGACCACCAATGTGGTGTCCTCCTCAGGCTTGTTGTCATTTGAAGATATTCCACCTGTTTATATTGAATCAGGTACAGCTTACTTCGTTTCTGTAAACACCAATGATTATTATTCTTTTGGAAGTTCCGGTAATAACGTTGGTAATTTGTTTCCGGCGGAAGCCAATAACGTGTTAGTGTTAGGGTATGCTTCGTATTTAGGTACGCAGCAAGCATTACCTGCAAACTTTGTTGAAGGAGCGTATTTGGGAATGGTCGACATCAAGTTTATGCCAAACAATTAG